One Thalassospira marina DNA window includes the following coding sequences:
- a CDS encoding flagellar protein FlaG has protein sequence MDITQALSSHHTPASGSNVSGVPAGGSTNGLTSVQTNSSSASTPVSRYQASGDIAPIDATDQLKQAFADLDLPDRPLDNYRIELNFNRDTGRVVAKVTDRSNGEILREIPSKELQNLFSQIRDYLGTFVNEEA, from the coding sequence ATGGATATCACCCAGGCTTTATCGTCGCATCATACGCCCGCTTCGGGCAGCAATGTCTCCGGCGTTCCTGCAGGTGGTTCAACCAATGGGTTGACATCCGTACAGACGAATTCCTCTTCTGCCAGTACACCGGTATCAAGATATCAGGCATCTGGGGATATTGCTCCGATTGATGCAACCGATCAGCTAAAGCAGGCATTTGCCGACCTTGATCTTCCCGACCGCCCGCTAGACAATTATCGGATTGAACTCAATTTCAACCGTGATACCGGACGTGTTGTTGCAAAGGTAACTGATCGTTCAAACGGAGAAATCCTGAGGGAAATTCCCTCCAAGGAACTTCAAAACCTCTTCTCCCAAATTCGTGATTACCTCGGTACCTTTGTAAACGAAGAAGCCTGA
- the fliD gene encoding flagellar filament capping protein FliD: protein MSGVNLNNVYVGDNGRIQFSGLSSNIDFVDVVDQMMKARRIPADNLQKRIDSNDEKLTSLRELQDLVKDLQSSISNLYGAASFDKSKNTFASKQVFTSSADGNAANLMSVSANNNAATGSYKFEISQIASKHKIGAETVNVNPDDDLSTATNGSGTAIGTGTFTVGTAKGSIQIEVTGTDSLKDIRDKINSTTSTSGVQASVVKVADGQSTIILTSTEEGSTNRISLSDDTGNVLQNLGILVDDGAGGTQLNAAQEIDPGNDAQFTMDGVSITRSSNDIDDLVDGLSISLYDAEPGMKINVEVEQDLSAAKNAIIGFVDAYNAVKSYINEKTYVDPQTNEAAEGSVLLGNSAVKSIETSLQQIVGSTPFRSTSQSSDLSVLAQIGISLTSATPAGGSDDTRYSAGTLEIDETKLNDMLINNADEVAELFNFNAVSDNPSFNMTGFTGNTGAGSYQFSVTKDASGTITSATYTLNGETKDATISGNSISTADGLRLFYSGADGATETATINTSVGLGARLQFAMQDMLNSENGSLPQEIDAVETQNTSYQEKIDRIDARIASEREVSLNKFINLEKALAQIKTVQNSLDELMAAGKSDN from the coding sequence ATGAGCGGCGTCAATTTAAATAACGTCTATGTTGGCGATAACGGTCGAATTCAGTTTTCGGGGCTGAGTTCTAATATCGATTTTGTCGATGTTGTTGACCAGATGATGAAGGCACGCCGCATCCCGGCTGACAACCTCCAAAAACGCATTGATTCCAACGACGAAAAACTGACTTCACTTCGAGAACTCCAAGATTTGGTCAAAGATTTACAAAGCTCTATTTCCAACCTTTATGGTGCGGCCAGCTTTGACAAATCGAAAAACACCTTTGCCTCGAAACAGGTTTTCACTTCTTCTGCGGATGGTAATGCCGCTAACCTGATGTCAGTTAGCGCAAATAATAACGCAGCTACAGGCAGCTATAAGTTTGAAATTTCGCAGATTGCCTCGAAACACAAGATCGGTGCAGAAACCGTCAATGTTAACCCGGATGACGATCTAAGCACTGCAACCAATGGCAGTGGCACGGCAATCGGTACCGGTACTTTTACAGTTGGTACTGCCAAAGGCAGCATCCAAATCGAAGTTACGGGAACAGATTCTCTTAAAGATATCCGCGATAAAATCAATTCAACAACCAGCACATCAGGCGTTCAGGCATCGGTGGTGAAGGTTGCCGATGGTCAATCAACCATTATTCTGACGTCAACAGAAGAAGGCTCTACCAACCGTATATCCCTGTCCGATGACACGGGCAATGTCCTGCAAAATTTGGGTATTCTGGTTGATGATGGCGCTGGTGGCACTCAGCTTAACGCTGCCCAGGAAATTGATCCGGGAAATGATGCGCAATTCACCATGGATGGCGTATCAATTACACGTTCCTCGAACGATATTGACGACCTTGTCGATGGCCTGTCGATTAGTCTCTACGACGCTGAGCCAGGTATGAAAATCAATGTTGAGGTTGAACAAGATTTAAGTGCAGCGAAAAATGCCATAATTGGGTTTGTAGATGCCTACAATGCCGTCAAGTCCTATATCAACGAAAAAACCTATGTTGACCCACAGACGAATGAAGCCGCTGAAGGCTCTGTTTTGCTGGGGAATTCAGCGGTCAAATCGATTGAAACCAGTTTACAACAGATTGTAGGATCTACCCCTTTTCGCAGTACATCCCAAAGTTCTGATCTTTCCGTTTTAGCGCAAATAGGCATCTCACTAACTTCTGCAACACCAGCAGGAGGAAGCGATGATACGAGATACAGTGCTGGGACATTGGAAATTGACGAAACAAAGCTTAATGACATGCTCATTAACAACGCAGACGAAGTTGCCGAACTATTTAACTTTAATGCCGTCAGTGACAATCCATCGTTCAATATGACTGGCTTCACCGGAAACACCGGTGCAGGAAGTTATCAATTTTCAGTCACCAAAGATGCTAGTGGTACGATCACCAGCGCAACCTATACTTTAAACGGCGAAACAAAAGATGCCACCATTAGCGGCAACAGCATCTCAACGGCCGATGGGCTAAGGTTATTCTATAGTGGTGCAGATGGCGCAACCGAAACTGCAACCATAAACACTTCGGTTGGATTAGGGGCTCGCTTACAGTTTGCTATGCAAGACATGTTGAACAGCGAGAATGGTAGCCTGCCGCAAGAAATTGATGCCGTCGAAACTCAGAACACCAGTTATCAAGAAAAGATAGATCGTATTGATGCTAGAATAGCGAGCGAGCGTGAAGTATCGCTCAACAAGTTCATCAATTTGGAGAAAGCGCTCGCCCAGATAAAAACCGTTCAGAACTCGCTCGATGAGTTGATGGCGGCAGGGAAAAGCGATAACTAA
- a CDS encoding flagellin, with the protein MALNIISNYAANVAHRNLQASDDMATRSLAKLSSGTRVVSARDDAASMAIGSRLNAEVQSLKTATVNIGQANSMLQIADGGMSTIDNILVRMKTLAVQGSSENLSSVERGYAFDEFSTLRDELDRVSSSTKFNGVQLLAGQTKLGFDPAAFGTGNAAADIGADSGFVSFDVASDASGIATGNQVTVDIATTGTTTVMSLTNVATGVSQSVDVSDYITGGAKELTGTQTKDLSFGQLGINVKINSNFGATAAAGLDSATDASTLTTAAETGAAASLTFKIGSGNNPAQDDLTFDLTVVNSQTLGSGTGNNLTDITDFNTAGAASAAIDVVSDAIDQLQTARSAVGVGQNRLDFASQNLASSIENNESARSTLLDLDVAAEMTSFSSKQVLVQSGVAMLAQANQMPQNLLRLLQ; encoded by the coding sequence ATGGCTTTGAATATTATTTCCAACTACGCCGCCAACGTTGCACACCGTAACCTGCAGGCTTCCGATGACATGGCGACCCGTTCGCTCGCCAAACTGTCTTCGGGTACCCGTGTTGTGTCTGCGCGTGACGACGCTGCATCAATGGCTATTGGTTCTCGTTTGAACGCCGAAGTTCAATCTCTGAAAACGGCAACCGTTAACATTGGCCAGGCAAACTCGATGCTGCAGATCGCCGATGGCGGCATGAGCACGATTGACAACATTCTTGTCCGGATGAAAACTCTGGCGGTTCAGGGTTCTTCCGAAAACCTGTCGTCTGTGGAGCGTGGATACGCTTTTGACGAATTCAGCACCCTCCGTGACGAACTGGATCGTGTTTCCTCATCCACGAAGTTTAACGGTGTTCAACTGCTAGCCGGTCAGACCAAATTGGGTTTTGATCCAGCCGCTTTTGGCACGGGTAATGCTGCAGCTGATATCGGAGCAGATTCAGGTTTTGTCAGCTTCGACGTTGCTTCAGATGCATCAGGCATCGCTACCGGCAATCAGGTGACCGTTGACATTGCAACGACCGGTACCACCACCGTCATGAGCCTGACCAACGTTGCTACTGGTGTATCGCAATCGGTTGATGTAAGCGATTACATTACCGGTGGTGCGAAAGAACTCACCGGCACGCAAACGAAAGATTTGTCGTTCGGCCAGTTGGGCATTAATGTAAAGATTAACTCCAACTTTGGTGCGACAGCTGCTGCTGGTCTTGATAGTGCTACTGATGCATCCACTCTGACTACGGCAGCAGAAACAGGTGCCGCAGCCAGCTTGACCTTCAAAATTGGCTCTGGAAACAATCCTGCCCAGGACGATTTGACCTTTGACCTGACTGTGGTGAACTCACAAACTCTGGGCTCAGGAACAGGCAATAATCTGACTGACATCACCGACTTTAACACGGCCGGTGCAGCAAGTGCCGCCATTGATGTTGTTTCGGACGCAATTGATCAGCTTCAGACAGCTCGCTCGGCAGTTGGCGTTGGACAGAACCGTCTGGATTTTGCATCGCAAAACCTTGCTTCATCAATCGAAAACAACGAATCTGCTCGATCCACTCTTCTTGATCTTGATGTTGCGGCGGAAATGACCAGCTTCAGCTCAAAACAGGTTCTTGTCCAGTCTGGTGTTGCCATGCTGGCACAGGCCAACCAGATGCCGCAGAACCTGCTGCGTCTGCTGCAGTAA
- a CDS encoding flagellar hook-length control protein FliK, whose protein sequence is MHSSAIDKISTPTISVPAQNQPASSSVAFADIMDKVHAERAENTARTQNRPANNAAEDTALRDNRSNRDDRSPVNTAARDDRDASARNDRRDDEPVHKADDSRKDDIGHKDKPKSAERPDDKKDAVADDKPAQETADKDTGNPKDTQGAGDDEKLADTSKPANAGTTPDQAEATGDQTVAEAIAAATQPVIASQTVIGVPTGMGAQAENMQGGDGSSKDALLNSTALSQSGAANGAVQGDGSAAKTMQAAAMAGMESDATADGTGNDAKTGFEAALKQQGAAKPDANANTGNNSQNGNNNTANAANANSQAGSTNVANLAALQSAATPQGATPAASSSQTTANAGVGAIDGASANSAVTGLPGQNVASTTTATVTAQAASAQAGKGAATAETVQQQVAVHIKNAASDGVDRISVQLRPEHLGRVDVKLEIHHDGHVQTVVQADNRQTLDMLRQDVKGLQQALRDAGLSADSQSFTFEHRQEGGQGQNQNQQAGNSGRNGTSRPNEGDIISGAELAQHVAVGYGINSNGLVDIRI, encoded by the coding sequence ATGCACAGCTCTGCGATCGATAAAATCAGTACGCCTACCATATCGGTGCCTGCGCAGAACCAGCCTGCCAGCAGCAGTGTGGCCTTTGCCGACATCATGGACAAGGTTCATGCTGAACGGGCAGAGAATACTGCCCGGACGCAGAACCGACCGGCAAATAATGCCGCCGAGGACACCGCATTGCGCGACAACCGCAGCAATCGGGATGACCGGTCGCCGGTAAATACTGCCGCACGCGATGACCGAGACGCATCTGCGCGCAATGATCGCCGGGACGACGAACCGGTTCACAAAGCCGATGATTCCCGCAAGGATGATATCGGCCACAAAGACAAGCCGAAATCAGCCGAACGCCCTGATGACAAAAAGGATGCCGTGGCAGACGACAAGCCCGCGCAGGAAACTGCCGATAAAGACACGGGCAACCCAAAAGACACCCAAGGTGCCGGCGACGACGAAAAACTGGCGGACACGAGCAAACCTGCCAACGCCGGCACCACCCCCGATCAGGCCGAAGCAACGGGCGATCAAACCGTTGCCGAAGCCATTGCCGCAGCAACGCAGCCTGTTATTGCCAGCCAGACCGTCATTGGCGTCCCCACCGGGATGGGCGCACAGGCCGAAAACATGCAGGGCGGTGACGGGTCATCAAAGGATGCCCTGCTGAATTCGACCGCCCTTTCGCAATCGGGCGCGGCAAATGGTGCCGTGCAGGGCGATGGCAGTGCCGCCAAAACCATGCAGGCCGCGGCAATGGCCGGTATGGAAAGTGACGCAACAGCAGATGGCACCGGAAACGATGCCAAAACCGGGTTTGAAGCCGCCCTGAAACAGCAGGGTGCCGCCAAACCGGATGCAAACGCCAATACCGGCAATAACAGCCAGAATGGCAATAACAACACGGCAAACGCCGCCAATGCCAACAGCCAGGCCGGCAGCACCAATGTGGCAAATCTTGCCGCCTTGCAATCGGCCGCAACGCCGCAGGGTGCCACCCCGGCCGCCAGCAGCAGCCAGACCACGGCCAATGCCGGTGTTGGCGCGATTGACGGGGCCAGCGCCAATAGCGCAGTCACCGGCCTGCCCGGGCAAAATGTAGCCAGCACCACAACAGCCACGGTAACGGCACAGGCTGCCAGCGCACAGGCGGGCAAAGGGGCCGCGACCGCCGAAACGGTGCAGCAACAAGTGGCCGTACATATTAAAAATGCCGCCAGCGATGGCGTGGACCGTATTTCGGTTCAATTGCGCCCCGAACATCTGGGCCGGGTCGATGTGAAACTTGAAATTCACCATGACGGACATGTCCAGACCGTGGTGCAGGCCGATAACCGCCAGACCCTTGATATGCTGCGCCAGGATGTCAAAGGCCTGCAGCAGGCCCTTCGCGATGCGGGATTAAGCGCTGATTCACAAAGTTTCACCTTTGAGCACCGCCAGGAAGGTGGCCAGGGGCAAAACCAGAACCAGCAGGCCGGGAATTCCGGCCGGAATGGAACATCCCGTCCCAATGAGGGTGACATTATCAGCGGTGCCGAACTCGCCCAGCATGTTGCTGTCGGATACGGCATCAATTCCAACGGCCTTGTTGATATTCGCATTTAG
- the fliS gene encoding flagellar export chaperone FliS, protein MNTNAARAYGDQQVNTASPAQMVYMLYNKAISVLQEAIKAIEANDIEARCNANGRAMEIIAHLSGTLDLEQGGEIARNLQEIYRFSMVHLMKVDRNNDAQAAQDVIGLLTPMRDSWAILARRSTDELRQAVQGAKDGNLEQQDLSQAAAAPTSEQSEGAPRSSASEDEPKQPPRPSGISISA, encoded by the coding sequence ATGAATACAAACGCAGCCCGCGCCTATGGCGACCAGCAGGTCAACACGGCATCGCCGGCCCAAATGGTTTACATGCTGTATAACAAGGCCATATCTGTGCTTCAGGAAGCCATCAAGGCGATTGAAGCAAATGATATTGAGGCCCGCTGTAATGCAAATGGCCGCGCGATGGAGATTATCGCCCATCTGTCAGGGACGCTTGACCTTGAACAGGGTGGCGAAATTGCCCGTAACCTGCAGGAAATTTACCGTTTTTCGATGGTCCACCTGATGAAGGTTGACCGCAACAACGATGCGCAAGCAGCACAGGATGTGATCGGCCTTCTGACCCCGATGCGGGATTCCTGGGCAATTCTTGCACGCCGGAGCACGGATGAACTGCGCCAGGCCGTTCAGGGTGCCAAAGATGGCAATCTGGAACAGCAGGACCTTTCTCAGGCTGCGGCTGCACCGACATCGGAACAAAGCGAAGGCGCACCCCGTTCGTCGGCATCGGAAGACGAACCGAAACAGCCGCCGCGCCCGTCCGGTATTTCGATCTCGGCCTGA